The DNA region ttatttgatttttttcttatctatTATTCATCCCAAtcaaaaactatttatatatttaagtcattttttattattttaaccaaacTTAGTTaatcttatcttttctttttttactttttacactcaacatttttttttacttttttgcttttCTCTGAACTTTCCACAGACCGCCTCGCACAGTTAGATTAATCACCTTTAAtaatttttgcatgcattttgctCTCCTTCTAGAGCGTCCCCGTGCTGTCCAAAGCATTGCATCAGCGAGAACGTCATGTTCCCCGGCTGAACCACGGTCAGAAGCTCTTGTGCATGTGGCCAAGAAGCCAAAAGTCTCAGAAGACAAAGAGCTGGAGGAAGGAGAGATCCGAAGTGATGAAGAGGATGATGGTGTCAGTAATGACACTGAGAAAAAGAGACCTGTAATgcatgatgatgaggatgatgaggatgatgacagTGATGAAGAGCTTCAGGGAAACCAGAATCTAGAAGTGGAGACTCATAACAGTGTTCAGGACACTCAGGTGGATGATGGGAACCAAAACGAAGAGGTTTCAGTGAGCCTCACCAGCAAAACTGAAGAAATGATGACGGTTTCTCAAGGTCCTGAAGAAGCTGACAGCACTCAGACTTTCACTGATGATGGGAGAAGACTGTGTGAAGACGAGAAGTTTGATATTTCCTCTCATGAATGTCAGAAAAACATCGACTCCAGCGCTGGACTTCCAGAAGATGATTTTCGAGAAGAGAAAAATTGCGATTCTCTGCAAACTATGACCACAGACTgactttatcttttcttttttaactttttacactcaaaacattttttacttttttgctttttataaattttttttggtagTCTCGCACAGTTAGATTAATCacctttaataatttttcttctgtttataaggtttttatgttattgttatgGATGCTGTTTGTAAGTTGTTATCAGGCTAATATGTGATCGCAAAGGAGCCAAAAGTCCTGCTGTTTATACGATGGAGAGATCCGACAAAGTGATCATAGAGCTCACGATGATATTAAGTAATGACAGTCGTTCTGAGAAAAAGAGACCTGTAATGTtaatctgatgatgatgatgtacaGTTGATCAGAAGGTTGGACAGTGATTGAAGAGCTTCAGGGAAACCAGAATCTAGAAGTGGAGACTCATAACAGTGTTCAGGACACTCAGTTTGGATTTTGGGAACCTTAAAGGAAATCGAAGAGGTTTCAGTGAGCCTCCACCTGCAAAACTGAAGAAAGTGAGTCCTGACCGGTTTCTCAAGGTCCTGAAGAAGCTGACAGCACTCAGACTTTCACTGATGATGGGAGAAAGTCTCTGCATCATGATGGGAGAAGACTGTGTGAAGACGAGAAGTTTGATATTTCCTCTCATGAATGTCAGAAAAACATCGACTCCAGATGTTGGTTTTCGAGGGAGATGTTGGTGTTTGATGGTGATGATTATGACAAAGGATGAATTTTTTCGAGTAAAGAATGACTGTTTTAGTCCTGAATATGGCAAATTTGGGATGTCTGACTTTTGCAAATTAGTATTGTGTGAATGATGTACAGACTGACTCCTGCATCGGCAAAAGTCAGAGTTCACCATGGTACTTCGCAAAGGAGACTTAATAGAAAGTACAGCCTGCTGCTTTATACGTATGTTAACAGTCCTGTTATCCAAGTCCGCAGTTTTCCTGTGGAATCCAGCGCCTGATAACACTGACCGCGGGTTGATCAAGACTTCAGATAAAGACCTCAGTAACGTGATGCTTGCCCCTGGAAGACGTCACTGGAGGTTCCCGCCAAAAAACGGTATTTTACCCCCGCTGGAACATTTTTCACAAGGGCTCCCACCCTcattttgagtagcaattgggagGTTTTTCTGAAATCAAGACCCTCCTCATGTTActggtgagtgtttttttttttcagagtcagcgggagagaaaaataaaagcgTCTAGACGGAGAAAACCACACTTCAACAGTCTGTACCAGGGTCGTAACCACCTTAGGTAATGAGGGGGACAATTAGTCCCCCAATAATCAGACATGAACAaattgttaggatgacaaaaaggtttaaaagtaaaaatttttatGCCGCTCTGCCTCAGCGGTCTGACAGCGCTCGTCATTGTCAAAatgatggccaatcaaatcaaagtaggcggagTTTTCTGTGAATTTTGCTCGAATTTTGGCACTACATCAGTTTTACTGTtaaaagagagcgaggtaagaaataacgaaacatttaatatttcaccACTGTTTACGACTGAAATGCGAAACTAACAACAGTAATATCCAGTGATGCATATTACTCTACTTTTTTCTCAAACATggccattttgaattgaaaatatggtaTCAGAATGTGATTCATGTACTGTAGCTCCTAACTGAATGTGAGGATGACACATGAAACATTTTGCGTTTTCGATTCATGTAAGGCATACAAATGAGAGtgaatgtgtaaaaaatattatttgcaagcAGTTCAAAATGCTTCCCAGCTAGAATTCACTGTTCTGGTTAACCGACTGACCTGCTACATCTGATTTAGCAGACAGATGAACCACACCCTCAGTGACAGATGGGCCACGTTTTGTTTTCTAGTACACTTGGTCCTGAAAAGTGTTCTGCTTTAATTCAGACCAcagatttgtgttgttttagcgTAAACTTAGCGTTTCTCTGTGAGTGTATGTTTGCCAGCAGAACACTACGATCTTGACATCACTTCGTTGCAAAGAATCCCAAACAAATGCGGCTTGTTTGAAGCTCTGGGAAACTCGAGAGGCTTTGAGAAGTTTGCACGGTTTTTGTCTGCAGTGTTTTAGAATCAGCTTGATTTAGTTTCTGAAATATGGCTTGGACATGGCATTGTGTGCAATTGCATTTTAATGAGACACGGTTGGCGACTCCCAATGTCCACATACTCACTGCACATGGAGGGacaggtgcatgctgggaaagtCTTCTTTAGACCAGTCATTAGTGGTCTTTTAACAAGGGATGCACCAAAAGGAAAATTCTtggacaaaaccaaacaaaatgaaactcTGGGCCATAGGCCAAATACCGAACAtggtttttgccatttttcaccattgcatatgcataaattaaataaccaaaatgtgctttttactgttttgtcacaatttaaatttttgggtgaactaaccctttaatgcccTTATTTAATCACTATAAACACAAATTTGTTACCAACAAGCCAACCACTTGGATTAGagctgttttagtcattttagtgtgCATCAAACCTGCCAGGTTTGCCAAATTTGGCAGGCCTGCAGTTGTTACAAGCATTTTTAAGAAATCTCATATCACTGTGGAGTTGAATCCATGTGTTTTCTGTTCATGGAGTTGAAGAAAACACCCAGGGACCATCTCAACCTGGCTCTCGAATGCTTTTCCACAGACACTAACGGCACTAACGCTGTATTTCCCCATCAGTGAGTGCTTTGTTTGAGCAGATAAACAGACGTTTATGCCTCCTCGGACTCGCCGCTGACGCCTTCTCTGGAGCGTGGGCTGATTTTCGTTAAGTTCATCATTAGCGCTTATGTAACGCTGTCTGCGGCATGTCGTCATTGCTTATATCCAGCGCCTGTGTGAGATGAGGTGTCCGTCATGGTTAGTTAAGCGCTTTAATAGTAACTATTCCCCATCCTATGCTTTTGGCAGCACGCCTCACACACCCGTTTACATCACTACATGTGTGTATCTAATTCAAGCtattcattattttacacatattctCTCCAGCATGTTCCTGAAGCAGCAGACACATGGATATGCAACTTCCCAAATCACATGTCTTGTTAAAAAGAGGTGTGCTCTTCCTTTAAATGATTAGATGCACTATTTTGACCTGCTGGGCCATAAAACAGATGATAAAATCACACAGATGCACATTAAAGAAGGGACCCGAGCCAAATCTAGATATCAGGGACTTGGACTAGTGAGCAACACCCTTGCAACCTCTTAACAGCACActaaaaacaactcaaaacaccatagcaaccacaaaaCAATCCTTGGATAATATTGCCTCATGGCAGTACCTTTTGCTCTCCTATTATCTTTAGCAAATGTGCAAATGTAGTTGACATTTTGCCTTTTTAGCAAACCGATGCTTTACGAGATATAAATTTGCTATTGGCTCACACcattttggaaatatttcaaaagagattcaaaccaaaaatgaacattctgctaTGTTTTATTCACCCTTATTTCGTTCAAAGACATTTCGTGCATGTCTTCTGCAGAACATtgatattttccaaaatgttttgtCTATACattgaagtcaatggggtccaatgtttgGACCttagcattcttcaaaatgtcttcttttgtgttagcAAGAGACCACATAATTAGTCAGTTAtgacctaattttcatttttgggtggactgtcactttaaaacatAGGAGCAGCTCTGTATTTGGCCACTAGGGGTCATCAGGTAAAACTTGAACGAGGAATACCACTGAAGAGGACGTGAGACCTCAGGACTGAAAAATGATGCATATTAACCTTCTCTTGTAATCGGACCTTAAAACCCAATCTTTAGTCCTGTTAAAAGACTTAAATTCACAAAAAGTGCTTGTAGGTTTATTCGAGCTGTTTCTTTCATTCCTATCCTCTTTTAGAAGCTAAACTGCTGCTGGTTTTGTCTACAGCATCGTATCGCAAGGAAACGTCTTGGATCACTGTCCTACTCCGATAGAAACtgctttttcaacttttttgtcTTAAAGGCCTCTGTGGTGTGATATAACTCTCCGTTTGTGTTCCCATCATCCGTTGGGATGTCATAAAGCTGAACTTGCTCTAGGGCAGgatctctgttttttcagaagtGGCATATTTTTAGCAGGACGGCCCAAACCGAACAAGCTGCTTCCAAATATTTTCCAACATCTGCCGACCATCAGCGCGTCTGCATTCCTCAGCTGGATTCCCTTCACCTGGATCAAACCTCACTGGAGATATATCATTCCAGCTGAAGGAGGGGTCAGAGACGGGGAAGATGGAGAGATGCCCTGCAGATCTGGTCTTCATAACGTGTTATTGCGAAACCAAAAGTCTTAGATCAAAGATAAGATCGATATTCATTAAACCCCCCATGTGCAGTGTCTTGCATGTACGACAAGTAAACGAATCATTCGGTAAGAAGTTGTCTAACAAATTAAACCATTGCACCCCATAAAGACCTCCTCCTAAAGAATCCTGATGTTTTAGTTCTGAAAACTCCTGTAAACACTGACTGGAGCTCAGTTTGGAAAAGCACTCAAGATTCCGGGCACAGCTCCATGCTCTCTGCTATTGCTGGGTCTCTTAATTGTTTTCTTGAAGAAACTAAATGAACGAGCGGCTCAGGTTTTATTGTAGAAACCAAGTGAAGGCTTACGGTTCCCCAGTAGCATTCCATTCAACAGAGAGaagcgagagagggagagaaactTCCTGAACTGCTGTTATATAACCAGCCCTAAATTCTTAACGTTGAAAAATTGTCTCATGAATGACCTGTGCTTTTGGCACTGTTGTCAACATTCAAGAACGCAACACAAGGTGATTAGttcataaataaatcttttatttgtAACATATAAAATTAGATCATAGATAATTTTTACACTTTATTCCAGTATGACATTGTTCAAACAAGAGAGCTACATTTAcgataaataatattaataacaataataaaacattcattcaacCTTTAAAGTCTGTTGTTAATCATGTAGTGGAGTTGGATTTCTCTAGCTGCCAAACAATGAGGATGCATTCACCCACATTAGGAGGGAGTGTTACGTGGACAAACTCAACCTTGACCAGGTTCATAGTCTACCAGTTGCATGTTTTGCATGTGCATATCTACAATTGGGAATATACACACATAGGAGTCTACAGTTTGGGTCATGTTTTGTATTTAGACATCAAGATATACATCAGGAATTGTAATATTAACAACTGGCATTTTACATCTTTACAGGTTGCTCCATAACGAAGCTATAAAACGTAGCGCTCCATTGTGGAGCGAGCCTTTTCGAAACGCTGATGCGGCCTCAGCAAACAGTGCACTTCAAAGTCCCCATAATGTAAGTCCGTAATTCCGTGGGAATCTAGTTACAACAGGAGATGGTAGTTGATTGGCCGGCGGACGGGCCCCCTGATTGCGCAGCTGGGCTGCCATTGGTCGTCGCTTGTGACGCGCTCCCGGTCACGCAAGGGTCGAGGCGGGATTCCCTGGCCGGCGCTCAGTCTCTGAACTTGTGGATGTCGTTGAAGAGTCTGTAGAAGGGGTAGGTGCCGTCATTGCCATGGGCGCAGTTGTAAGTGCACTTGCAGGACTCGATCATCATGACGTTCTTGTTGAAGGTCTCGCCGTCCTCGCAGCGGAACTTGACGCTGATGGTGCGGGTCTGCTGCGGGCTGCAGCAGCGGCCGTCCACGCAGGAGCCGCAGTACCTGGGGCGGTACTTCTTCAGGCTGGAGCATCCGGCGTAGGTGTACTTCACCGGCTGCATGGACTTCTTGGTCCGGTTGCATTTCTTTCCCTTCTGTTGAGAGTACGCAAGATAAGTCAGATGCACGGAAGATAAgtcaaatgcatgcaaataacaTGATGCAATGCGTTTATTTTGGCTGGGATGTTGCATACCTTGAGGCTGGTGTATGGTGATTGGCTGCATGGACGGACTTGGCAGATCCTGGTCTCTTTAACCAACTTGCATTCGCCGTTGTCGTTGGTTATCCTGGTGGAGATCCCAGTGCCACAGGTCTTGGAGCACTGAGACCAGGGTGTGGTCTGGACAATGCACTTCTCAAACTGGCGGGATTCCGGCTGCGATCGGAATGCTGTGAACCAACAAAGCACTATTTAAAACTCTGCTTGTGTACAAATCACACATGCATGCTAAGCCAAAGCATGTTTAATCTTACCAGGCAAGGATTTGAGTCCGGCCTTCACGATGGAGATGAGCTCGTTCGTTTTGGTGAGGTCGCTCTCTGTGTCGTCGAGCGTTGGATCATTGCCAAACAGCTTGTCGATGGATTCCTTAGTCTTCCCATCATCGCAGACCCATTCCTCGCAGCACTGGCCTGGCACTTTGACCAGCCTGGGGTTGGCGCAGCCCAACGTGGGCAGGGAGAGCTCTTGTGGGCAAAGCGGAATGCAGCCCACTGCCCCATCGATGCAAGTGCACTGGTGCTTGCAGTTGGGCTGGAAGCTCTCTCCATTCTGGTAGATCCTGCTGTTGTATTCGCATGGTCTGCCCTCGGATTTAGCTATAAGAGAAATGAAAGGTATATTTTAATCTAACTGTCCACAGAGCTTCGAGCATTCCAATGCAAGAAGTCCAAACATccaacttatttttcttttttccttccaaAAAGACACCCACCCCGCCTTCCAATCCACACATGCTTTCCATTCGGTGTCTTTTACAAAGTAATGAGAAACATACCTCGGCAGATGCCTCTGGTGGCCCCATGTATGGCCCCGAAGTTGCACTCCAGCCCTTTGGTGTGGTCGCAAGGCTCTGTCTTGCTGCAGTCTTCATTCAGCTGTCTGGcacacactttgcagcagccgcAGCCGTCTGAGACCAGACTGACTCCAGGCGCGCATTTGGGAAGCTCTGGCGGGCATGAGCATGTCGCTGGGCAGCTGGAGAAGACCTGAGCAGAAAAACCAGAAAACTTTAATGACTTTCAAGTCACTTTATAACAAACATACAACTAAATGTAGAAGTTTAAGAAAAAGCCAGTGAAAGTAAGACTAATGTAAATAACTGAGGGATCTAGGACTTCAGTGTCTATTGTGTAATATACAATACAGCGTTCTAACTGGAGGACACGTTCGTGCATTCAAAAACTAATCCTTCAATGTAAACGCCCACTAAACGATCAATAATTCCAAGAATATGCTGTGGGTTGTTTCTTCGAGTAAGTTCTCTATTCTAAGTCATCGTACACAACGTCTATAATAAGCATATgtataataaaagtaacttaCCACATTAAAGTGTGCAGTAAGAATGACGATAACAGCCCAAGCAAACATCTTCGCTTCTCTGTGTACTGAAGAGTTCTTGAATCAAACGATGAATTCCTCGGGTTAAGTCCTCGATTGCGCGTTGCGCTGATTCTCGCAGATGCGTCGCGTTCTCGCTTTGTTTTGGTGCGTCTGAAGGCGCAGCGCTCTGAGAGTGAAGACGCGCTCAGCTCCTCTTTTATACGGTAGCGGAGCCCTGACGTCACCATCGCTGAACTGTTCCGAAGCTATGCGAGGAATGCATCTTGGCGCGTTTTCCATCCGAGCTAAGCACCACCCTGtctaactttctttctttttttctgtcttaaaTGAATTTCCCCTCTCACTGAACACATTTTTTACTGTTTCCCCCgtctatatttctctctctctctatctccctCTGCTCTCCACGTTTCCTTTTTGCGCATGCATAAAGTTAATACTTTAATTCTTGAAACCATAACTATTATTGATCTAGGCTATAGGTATAAAACGTTGTGATAAAATATTCCAACTTGTAAAGAAGCGTctactttgttttgtattttggagTCAGATGGATGcagttatttatgttattatattttgatatgtcTCATTTTTACGCGTATTGCTAAACCATTATACATGCGCAAGATGCTTTAAATAAAACCCTAAACGTGTATTTGATATGTGTACCTTGTAAGCCTATAATAAAGTGGTGAatgattgcattatttatatCGATGTACGATCCGAATCAGATCAAACAGCTGTTGCTTTAGTTATTCCGAACGTGAAATTATAGTCGCGTTCGTTTATTTAACGCGTTCTCATAATAAAGTAACTTTAAGTGTGttgaaaacactgttttgttcCAATCATATGCTTGTTTCGACAAGGATCCTTTTAAGTATTATTTCGCTGACATAATGCTTACTAACTTCTTTGTTTTGGGTAACGTCATGTCAAAGATTAACCTTATTACTCGCCGTTGAAATATGTCGTGGCCCCCAAGGGTCTATTAATGGAGTTACGTGAATTCATTCCGAGCACGTCAACCATAAATTATTCCGCATGATGAGCCCATTCTCTTATCCAGATCAGCTATGCGCTTTGGAGAATTTTATCCATTTTCAAACACTCGAACTTTGAAAACCCTTTATGCCACCATGCACCTTAAATGCAGTATTCTGTGCGCATTTGGAGACGATCTAAACCCAAACTTTACGGCTTCTATTTTTGGCTCGGCTCACTCCTCTCTCTTGACTCAACAGCTCTAAGCGATTCCAGATGTGGAGCCTGATTCCAGACGTAACAATATTACCATATTTGGTCTGGGCAGTAGCctgcattattaacatttctGCTGGAGTTGTCCAACCACAAAGCATTCCTGACAGCTTAAAGATCCCTAAATACGCTCTCCATGGAGGAAATTCCTCCAGCTAATTTAATATTCATGCAGTCTGTCCATCACATAGTGAAAGAAAAAACGCAACAGGCTTCCAGTTTTCCATACtagatgtttaaaaaagaaaaaagcactgTTTTTGTCTAAGATTCCAAATAAGTGGCATTCCACCGAAATTCAGAGATTAGAAGTCTTTGGATACACACAAACCAAACTGACTGTGAGAGTAAGGGAATGCACAATATTGTCCTGACAGCACTGAAAAGTTCTTTCCACAGACTCGCAGAGAGCAGAAGCGTCTGGACACTGAGATGTCCAGATGAAGAACGTTTGCCACCTGGATCGAGGACGTTTGGAGATGCGTCATAGCTCAGGTTTGTTTTACCTTTACCTCTTTATGGACTGTTCATTTGTAGCTACAGTATCCTTTAGCCTTGTTTGCATTCATGCAGATTTGTGCAAATCAGGAAGACACTGGTTGTTTTCTTCTGATCAGTCAAGTAACTGGTGTATGAAGATGTTTCTGATCCGTTGATTGAGATCCTGAGCCGTTGAGTTCTGAAACCCTGTGGTTAATCTGGTTTCGGTTTATTTTTCCCATATTGCGACACTAGATGGTGATGTGCATTTCTGTGTCATAGTGGTAAAGATGATCTGTAGTCTTTACCATGACTTGATAATGTGATTTTACTATAGTAAACATCAATAGTCAATAAACAATTGCTTTTATTCATACTAATATTTGAATTAAGTCATTTTGAATTAGTAGTGCTGGAAAATCCAGTTTTAGAACTGCATAAAACTCGTGTTTTTGGAACATGTTAGCTGGGTCTTTGGCTTGTAGACCATCTCGGACCATCTAAGCTGGTTTGTATTGAAATTATGTTGTGTTATGCTTGTGAATGACCAGGCAGAAACCAGCTAGCATGTTCCAGACGCTGCTACCAGTTTAAGACATTTTGCCTAACAGCTGATGATGTGTAAACCTGCCATATTTGTTCATGGACATGTATGTGTCTGAGCCAATCACCTGGGGTGtagaaaaatgatgaaaaattccATCATGAtaatgctgattggctgatggccCACAAGAATGCTAGCGTTCCCAAACCCTTCACCAGTGACTATCCTGAGCTGTGATGGCAAATAATTCCGCTCTGCCAGAATACATGACTGTCATTAGTCAAAGATGCTTTTATAGCCAAATGGTTTTTAAGAACCCAACTGCTTGGTTTACCAGTATCTAATCAGAACTTAAGAGTTTAAGTTAGCagttttattgctattttttgtcattttaataccTTTGTTTGgtttgaaattatacaatttttgtGCTGGAATTTTGGACTTTTAAATTATGCCTGTGCCGTTCTTTAAAAGATATGGCgcttgctttttatattttattatagccaACCCTATGTCAGCAAACCTACATGACAAAACATAATTGACAGACAGAGAATATTTCTGATTGGCTACTGAAAGGTGAGCTGCTtccttgatttgtttttgttttgtaatatatttgtttgATATCAATTAGGTAGTCATGAGTTTTTAAGCGTTGCATTCTTTTAGTGTTCAAAAACTGCTTTTGCCAGTGCTAGGGAGTggtgggtggttactagggtgttcggGGTGGTTGCTAGACTGTTGCTAGGGTGGAGTAGGTTGTTTCTAGGCTAGggttagggctgtgcgatatgacGATATATATCAGATGGACGAAATAGAAAGTCTAGCGTTTCATATTATCCTCtatcttttattttgtggtgtcaaaaaatacattgtttacagtaatactttttcataatttgGACGACGGCAATCTTACACGCCACTGGGTTGCAGGCAGAAGTGTGAATGACAGTATGGCAAGGGAAGGGGAGACAGAACCAGGAGGCTCCGAGCAGGAGAATGACCAGCCAGGATAAAAAGAGGAGCTCGTTCCTGAATGAAGGACTACATCTGTAGCATGGACatgcgtttttaagcactgcagttttaaaaCAACCGCTTTATtcactttgaacgattacataaaCACACTTATATGCGTCATAATTTCCggctttgcaagtatcctcaagCACAGTGATCTAGGTCTTAAGAGAGAGTAAATAGCTGAAAAAGAAAGCGCATatttaacagtatattggatctggaCTTCGGTCTTCAAGGGGGagctgtccaatattcgtccAGTCTGccattcatattaatcaaacaacagtgaCAGAAAATCTTTGACTGCttttgactaaatcacttttgtaactttaataagaaaaaattaaaaaataataataatgaattatattatattaaaatataaatgatcaattatatatatagcaatatttatatatatatatatatataaatgatgtcaaatgattaatcatgattaattgtatagaaaatataagtttttgtttacattgttttctgtgtatatttattatgtatacataaatactcaaatacagtatacattttggaaatatttacgtttttacatttacatgtctattataatttaaattataaataaatatatttaatatataagcataacctatttttctgaagtatatacatgcatatgtgtttatttaaatatacataataaatatacacagcacacatacatatattatgtaaacagaaacttttattttgaatgtgattaatcgggGTTAGGCCTAATCTTTTGATGGCtctaattatacacacacacacacacacacacacacacacacacacacacacacacacacacacacacacacacacacacacacatatatatatatatatatatatatatacatatataacatatacatatttatatatgtttatttattttttatctatagatagatagatagatagatagatagatagaattaacAGAGTAAAGACTAAATGATTTACACAATGGATGTAGCGTTTcatatttattgtacttttatgTCTTATTGCTTGCAATTAGTTTCTTATCCTTatttcatcactgactgtttatttatctTCAGTGAGATTGAGTTCCTTTGTCCCtatactccctgagcaggggaaatctgttgaagtttacttcacttcggaacattcattcatggatttgcactgcgaaacgtcttcacacacggacgaGTGTGACattatatacctctgtaaataaatacaattttaaaaacacgtctcacacacttcagtgcactttgaatggaacatttatgttcgcttcgaactggaatcatggtggaattatcctgtgatgtccacttcacagggcacttacgtttcgaaaagaacaaacgtctgaagcgataagagagacttacaaaatgtgcagagcagggtgtgcgaggactggaactgagaaccgctgttctaggtggttactaggttgttgctaaggtgGTCAGGGTCATTACTACGCCGCCACTAAGGTGTTCTAACAGGTTACTAGgccattgctaggtggttgctataggGTTATGAAAGGCTGTATTCATCTATTATTTTCTCAATAGTAGTCTACATTCTGCTTTTCCCTGTGCGAGCGATCGAGGTCAGCTGAAGCGTCTTCCCTGAAGAGAGTGAGCGTAGAAAATGAGCTCACGAAGCCTTGACATCTGTTCCTGCACATGCCTTTCTGAAAGCGTTCTCCGTCTCTCCAGACTAGAGGGGCGCGG from Cyprinus carpio isolate SPL01 chromosome B23, ASM1834038v1, whole genome shotgun sequence includes:
- the ccn1 gene encoding CCN family member 1, with protein sequence MFAWAVIVILTAHFNVVFSSCPATCSCPPELPKCAPGVSLVSDGCGCCKVCARQLNEDCSKTEPCDHTKGLECNFGAIHGATRGICRAKSEGRPCEYNSRIYQNGESFQPNCKHQCTCIDGAVGCIPLCPQELSLPTLGCANPRLVKVPGQCCEEWVCDDGKTKESIDKLFGNDPTLDDTESDLTKTNELISIVKAGLKSLPAFRSQPESRQFEKCIVQTTPWSQCSKTCGTGISTRITNDNGECKLVKETRICQVRPCSQSPYTSLKKGKKCNRTKKSMQPVKYTYAGCSSLKKYRPRYCGSCVDGRCCSPQQTRTISVKFRCEDGETFNKNVMMIESCKCTYNCAHGNDGTYPFYRLFNDIHKFRD